A single genomic interval of Shewanella halotolerans harbors:
- the moeB gene encoding molybdopterin-synthase adenylyltransferase MoeB yields MEPNTQEEILSDAEILRYSRHISIKAMDFEGQERLKQAKVLVVGAGGLGCASTQYLAVAGVGQLTLVDFDTVELSNLQRQVLHHDATIGQPKVESAKRSLMQLNPHLSVNTINAVLDDEQIMVLVAEHDLVMDCTDNIVVREQLNQACYQHKVPLVSAAAIRMEGTVTVFDYGEQSPCYHCYSKLFGDQQLTCVESGILAPVVGMIGCLQAVEAIKVLAKMGKTLSGRILMIDAMTMEFREMKLPKQPHCHVCGM; encoded by the coding sequence ATGGAACCTAATACCCAAGAAGAGATCCTCTCGGATGCGGAGATCTTGCGCTATAGCCGCCATATCTCCATCAAGGCGATGGACTTCGAAGGCCAGGAGCGACTCAAGCAGGCCAAGGTGCTGGTGGTCGGTGCCGGCGGCTTAGGCTGCGCTTCTACCCAATATCTGGCGGTCGCCGGAGTGGGTCAGTTGACTCTAGTGGATTTCGATACCGTTGAGCTGTCGAACTTGCAGCGCCAGGTGTTGCACCATGATGCCACTATCGGCCAGCCCAAGGTGGAGTCGGCCAAGAGATCCTTGATGCAGCTCAATCCCCATCTCAGTGTAAACACAATCAATGCCGTGCTCGACGATGAGCAGATCATGGTGCTGGTGGCCGAGCATGATCTGGTGATGGACTGCACCGACAACATAGTGGTGCGCGAACAGCTCAATCAGGCCTGTTATCAGCATAAGGTGCCTTTGGTGTCGGCCGCCGCCATCCGCATGGAGGGCACGGTTACCGTATTCGACTACGGCGAGCAGAGCCCCTGTTATCATTGCTACAGCAAGCTGTTTGGCGATCAACAGCTGACCTGTGTCGAGTCGGGCATTCTGGCGCCCGTGGTGGGCATGATAGGTTGCCTGCAGGCGGTGGAAGCGATCAAGGTGCTGGCTAAGATGGGCAAGACCCTCAGCGGCCGCATCCTGATGATAGATGCCATGACCATGGAGTTTCGCGAGATGAAGCTACCTAAGCAGCCTCATTGCCACGTTTGCGGTATGTGA
- a CDS encoding efflux RND transporter periplasmic adaptor subunit, with translation MRSLIAGVLALSLIGPMSWAQGEAPERLVQVVQVENRALSPKIMVIGSVHSRNYAELTAGIEGKLEWVIEAGTLVKAGEVVARIEKTRLELQKAQQEAQIEYETVGLSRLNRELKRLQKLMANKNASETELDKARSDRDLAAANLKLAQIKLKMILDDIARTQVKAPFAGIITARQRQAGEDISRAESIVAITDPDNLEIRLHAPLKHSRRVKVGDELRVYHGLGEFSAKIRSLIPVSDVRSQTFEARIDLPLERQDMLNVGELVSLALPIAPKQLTTLVPRDAVVLRSAGAFVFKIDESNKAVRVAVELGDGEGEWIAVKGELSDNDQVVIRGAETLQDGQQVKVQANSLELSAG, from the coding sequence ATGAGATCCTTAATTGCCGGCGTGCTGGCGCTCTCTCTAATCGGTCCCATGAGCTGGGCCCAGGGCGAGGCGCCCGAGCGTCTGGTGCAGGTGGTTCAGGTTGAGAACCGCGCCCTGTCGCCCAAGATCATGGTGATAGGATCTGTGCACTCCCGTAACTATGCCGAGCTGACCGCGGGCATCGAGGGTAAGCTCGAGTGGGTGATCGAGGCCGGCACCCTGGTGAAGGCGGGTGAAGTGGTTGCCCGCATCGAGAAGACCCGCCTCGAGTTACAGAAAGCCCAGCAAGAGGCGCAGATAGAGTATGAGACGGTAGGCCTGTCGCGGCTTAATCGCGAGCTGAAGCGTCTGCAGAAGCTGATGGCCAACAAGAACGCCTCTGAGACCGAGCTGGATAAGGCACGCTCTGATCGCGACCTGGCCGCCGCTAACCTCAAGTTGGCGCAGATTAAACTTAAGATGATCCTCGATGATATTGCCCGCACCCAGGTGAAGGCGCCCTTTGCCGGCATCATCACGGCGCGTCAGCGTCAGGCGGGCGAGGATATCAGCCGCGCCGAGTCTATCGTCGCCATCACAGACCCGGACAACCTGGAGATCCGCCTGCATGCACCGCTCAAGCACAGTCGCCGGGTAAAGGTGGGGGATGAACTGCGGGTCTATCATGGCCTGGGGGAGTTCTCTGCCAAGATCCGCAGCCTGATCCCTGTGTCTGATGTGCGCTCCCAGACCTTCGAGGCCCGCATCGACCTACCGCTCGAGCGGCAGGATATGCTCAACGTCGGCGAGCTGGTCTCCCTGGCACTGCCTATTGCTCCGAAACAGCTGACCACCTTAGTGCCCCGCGACGCCGTGGTGCTGCGCTCCGCCGGTGCCTTCGTGTTCAAGATAGATGAGAGTAACAAGGCGGTGAGGGTGGCCGTGGAGCTGGGCGACGGTGAAGGGGAGTGGATCGCCGTCAAGGGTGAACTCAGCGACAACGACCAGGTAGTGATTCGCGGCGCCGAGACGCTGCAAGATGGCCAGCAGGTGAAGGTGCAGGCCAATAGCCTGGAGTTGAGCGCCGGTTAA
- a CDS encoding BCCT family transporter, whose amino-acid sequence MTKGIDKYSIESTDYTVGQDNVQKWGFDVHNPVFGVSAGLIAAFLLATLLTDAETAKSVLDGIKWKIIGAFDWLFIWSGNIFVLFCLGLIFSPYGKIRLGGNEATADYSFLSWLSMLFAAGMGIGLMFWSVAEPVAYFTGWYETPLGVEPNTPEAAKLALGATMFHWGLHPWAIYGVVALSLAFFAYNKGMPLSIRSIFYPLLGDRAWGWAGHIVDILAVLATLFGLATSLGLGAQQAASGIHHVFGIEASLGLQMIVIVAVTLLAVVSVVRGIDGGVKVISNINMIVAFLLLILVAMIGYAVSLGSIPTTLMAYVENIIPLSNPHGRTDEAWFQGWTVFYWAWWISWSPFVGMFIARVSKGRTVREFITAVLLVPTAVTLIWMSVFGGMAIDQVVNNVGELGEKGLTDVPLAMFQMFDVLPMGTLLSIIAVILVLVFFITSSDSGSLVIDSITAGGKIDAPVPQRVFWALLEGAIAMALLWIGGTEAIQALQAGAISTALPFTVILLLMCVSLLKGMRTERF is encoded by the coding sequence ATGACGAAAGGTATTGATAAGTACAGCATTGAAAGCACCGACTATACCGTCGGTCAGGACAATGTGCAGAAGTGGGGGTTCGATGTGCATAACCCCGTATTTGGGGTGAGTGCGGGGTTAATTGCCGCCTTTCTATTGGCAACTTTGTTGACCGATGCCGAGACGGCCAAGTCTGTGCTCGATGGCATCAAGTGGAAGATTATCGGCGCCTTCGACTGGCTGTTTATCTGGTCGGGGAATATTTTTGTACTCTTCTGCCTGGGTCTGATCTTCTCGCCTTACGGCAAGATAAGACTCGGTGGTAACGAGGCCACCGCAGATTACTCCTTCCTCTCCTGGCTATCCATGTTATTTGCCGCCGGTATGGGGATAGGCCTGATGTTCTGGAGTGTGGCAGAGCCCGTGGCCTATTTTACCGGTTGGTATGAGACGCCGCTCGGGGTCGAACCCAACACGCCGGAGGCGGCCAAGTTGGCGTTGGGGGCCACCATGTTCCATTGGGGTCTACACCCCTGGGCCATCTATGGTGTCGTGGCGCTGTCGTTGGCCTTTTTCGCCTATAACAAGGGTATGCCTCTCTCCATCCGCTCCATCTTCTACCCCCTGCTAGGTGACAGAGCCTGGGGCTGGGCGGGACATATTGTCGATATCCTTGCCGTGCTGGCGACCCTGTTTGGTCTGGCAACCTCGCTAGGACTTGGCGCTCAGCAGGCGGCCAGCGGTATCCACCATGTGTTTGGTATAGAGGCCAGCCTGGGGCTGCAGATGATAGTGATCGTCGCCGTGACTCTGCTGGCAGTAGTGTCCGTGGTACGGGGTATCGACGGCGGCGTTAAGGTGATCAGTAATATCAATATGATAGTCGCCTTCCTGCTGCTGATCCTGGTGGCCATGATCGGCTACGCCGTCAGCTTGGGCAGCATTCCTACCACCCTGATGGCCTATGTAGAGAACATTATTCCGCTCAGTAATCCACACGGGCGTACCGATGAGGCTTGGTTCCAGGGCTGGACAGTATTCTACTGGGCCTGGTGGATCTCCTGGTCACCATTCGTTGGCATGTTTATCGCCAGGGTTTCTAAGGGGCGTACCGTGCGTGAGTTCATCACCGCCGTGCTATTGGTGCCGACCGCTGTGACTCTGATCTGGATGTCGGTATTTGGTGGCATGGCGATCGATCAGGTCGTCAACAATGTGGGTGAACTAGGTGAGAAAGGTCTGACAGACGTGCCACTGGCCATGTTCCAGATGTTCGATGTGCTGCCTATGGGCACTCTGCTCTCTATCATCGCCGTGATCTTGGTATTGGTGTTCTTTATCACCTCGTCGGACTCAGGTTCACTGGTGATCGACAGCATCACGGCCGGCGGCAAGATAGATGCGCCGGTACCGCAGAGGGTGTTCTGGGCCCTGCTCGAGGGCGCGATTGCCATGGCCCTGCTGTGGATCGGTGGGACCGAGGCGATTCAGGCCTTGCAGGCCGGAGCTATCTCGACCGCACTGCCCTTTACCGTGATACTGCTGCTGATGTGTGTCAGCCTGCTGAAGGGGATGCGCACCGAGCGTTTCTAA
- the folM gene encoding dihydromonapterin reductase: protein MQKTILITGVGKRIGLYLAKAFLARGHRVIGTYRSHYPSIDALTELGAELYPCDFTDQTQLEALIQTLAQNYQQLDAVIHNASLWLSDDDTAGVDQVIAQMMQVHVYAPYQLNLALAQLLQNPETMTDIIHITDYVAQKGSKKHIAYAASKAALENMTLSFAAKLAPQVKVNAIAPALISFNEQDDAAYREKAKAKSVLAREGGEVEVLEAIDYLMQSQYVTGRSLALDGGRHLK from the coding sequence ATGCAAAAAACCATACTCATCACAGGCGTTGGCAAGCGTATCGGCCTCTATCTGGCCAAGGCCTTTCTCGCCCGCGGACACAGGGTGATTGGCACCTATCGCAGCCATTACCCCAGTATAGATGCCCTCACCGAGCTGGGCGCCGAACTTTACCCCTGTGACTTCACCGACCAAACCCAGCTCGAGGCGCTGATTCAGACGCTAGCACAGAACTATCAGCAGCTGGATGCGGTGATCCACAACGCCTCGCTCTGGCTGAGTGATGATGACACTGCGGGCGTCGACCAGGTGATCGCCCAGATGATGCAGGTACATGTCTACGCCCCCTACCAGCTCAATCTCGCACTGGCACAGCTACTACAAAATCCCGAGACCATGACGGACATCATCCATATCACCGACTATGTGGCGCAAAAGGGGAGCAAGAAACATATCGCCTACGCCGCCAGCAAGGCCGCACTGGAAAACATGACCCTCTCCTTCGCCGCCAAGTTGGCGCCACAGGTAAAGGTCAACGCCATCGCCCCGGCGCTTATCAGCTTTAACGAGCAGGACGATGCCGCCTACCGCGAGAAGGCCAAGGCCAAGTCGGTACTTGCCAGAGAGGGTGGCGAAGTCGAGGTGCTAGAGGCGATCGACTACCTGATGCAGAGCCAGTATGTAACGGGACGCTCCCTGGCACTGGATGGTGGCAGACACCTAAAATAG
- the moeA gene encoding molybdopterin molybdotransferase MoeA: MSMQADPCAKPSLMHPDEAIIKLLEQVRPLEESEMVQLPHALGRVLAEDLASSIDLPPFDNSAMDGYAFRFEDLAQGNRFTLIGHSFAGHPFEGEASANTCVRIMTGAPVPPGYDTVQMQEKVEVDGDSIIIEAPKALGANVRRRGEEVKTGGKVLCAGTQIGAAEMGVLATIGASQVRVTRLVKVAFFSTGDELRPVGTELAPGQIYDSNRYSIQGLLSRANVEWIDLGVIEDDPEAIRAAFRNAAANADMVLTSGGVSVGDADFTKQILDEEGEITFWKLAIKPGKPFAFGRIGEAVFCGLPGNPVSSMVTFYKLVWPLLNKMQGLPQVKPLQLQAKLKGNLRKFPGRVEYQRGVLSQNAQGEAEVSVTGGQGSGMLTSMSLANCFIILAQEQGDTPDGSLVTVEPFNSVLAL; the protein is encoded by the coding sequence ATGTCTATGCAAGCCGATCCCTGTGCAAAACCCAGCCTAATGCATCCCGATGAAGCCATCATCAAGCTTCTGGAACAAGTTCGTCCACTGGAAGAATCGGAAATGGTGCAGCTTCCCCATGCGCTGGGACGTGTGCTGGCCGAGGATCTGGCCTCAAGTATAGACCTGCCACCCTTCGATAACTCGGCGATGGACGGTTATGCCTTCCGTTTCGAGGATCTGGCCCAGGGCAATCGTTTCACCCTAATAGGCCACTCCTTTGCCGGGCATCCTTTCGAGGGCGAGGCCAGCGCCAATACCTGTGTGCGCATAATGACGGGCGCGCCTGTGCCGCCGGGTTATGACACAGTTCAGATGCAGGAAAAAGTCGAGGTCGACGGCGACAGCATAATCATCGAAGCGCCCAAGGCGTTAGGTGCCAACGTGCGTCGTCGCGGTGAAGAGGTGAAGACGGGTGGCAAGGTGCTCTGCGCCGGCACCCAGATCGGCGCCGCCGAGATGGGCGTGCTGGCCACCATAGGTGCCAGCCAGGTAAGGGTGACTCGTCTGGTCAAGGTGGCCTTCTTCTCTACCGGTGACGAGCTGCGCCCCGTGGGCACAGAGCTGGCGCCGGGCCAGATCTACGACTCCAACCGTTACAGCATTCAGGGACTCTTGAGCCGCGCCAACGTCGAGTGGATAGACCTTGGAGTGATCGAAGACGACCCTGAGGCGATCCGCGCCGCGTTTCGTAACGCAGCGGCCAACGCCGATATGGTGCTTACCTCGGGCGGTGTCTCTGTGGGGGATGCCGACTTTACCAAGCAGATCCTCGACGAGGAGGGTGAGATCACCTTCTGGAAACTGGCCATCAAGCCGGGCAAGCCGTTCGCCTTCGGTCGTATCGGCGAGGCGGTCTTCTGTGGTCTGCCGGGTAATCCCGTCTCCTCCATGGTGACCTTCTACAAGTTGGTGTGGCCGCTGCTTAACAAGATGCAGGGGCTGCCTCAGGTGAAGCCACTGCAATTGCAGGCCAAGCTCAAGGGTAACCTACGCAAGTTCCCAGGCCGGGTCGAGTATCAGCGTGGCGTGCTGAGTCAAAATGCTCAGGGTGAGGCCGAGGTGAGTGTCACCGGCGGTCAGGGGTCTGGCATGCTTACCTCCATGAGTCTGGCTAACTGTTTCATCATACTGGCTCAGGAGCAAGGTGATACGCCGGACGGTAGCCTGGTGACAGTGGAGCCCTTCAACTCAGTGCTGGCACTCTAG
- a CDS encoding 3'-5' exonuclease produces MLKKLLSPPSIDWPGKFEQRLKTTEHLGLRQYYLGGLPDPDTPLSQVELLAMDFETTGLNVDKDDIVSIGTVPFNLRRIFLNRAQHWTVRPREQLAEESVIIHGITHSDILDAPDLSAVFEQVLEQMAGKIMVVHYRQIEQQFLERALIRRIHQGIEFPVIDTMALESELQKRQHGGLLQRLKGDKPGSVRLGQSRSRYGLPSYPPHNALTDAIATAELLQAQIAHHFDPNRPIKEFWR; encoded by the coding sequence ATGCTGAAGAAGCTACTATCACCACCTAGCATCGACTGGCCGGGCAAGTTTGAGCAGCGGCTCAAGACCACTGAACACCTGGGACTACGTCAGTACTACCTGGGCGGCCTGCCGGATCCCGACACGCCGCTATCACAGGTCGAGCTGCTGGCGATGGACTTCGAGACCACAGGCCTGAACGTGGATAAGGACGATATCGTCAGCATAGGCACAGTGCCCTTTAATCTGCGGCGGATCTTTCTCAATCGCGCCCAACACTGGACGGTAAGACCCAGAGAACAGCTGGCAGAGGAGTCGGTGATCATCCACGGCATCACCCACAGCGACATACTGGACGCACCGGATCTCTCCGCCGTCTTCGAACAGGTGCTGGAACAGATGGCGGGCAAGATCATGGTGGTGCACTATCGGCAGATAGAGCAGCAGTTCTTGGAGCGGGCGCTTATTCGTCGCATTCACCAGGGAATTGAGTTTCCTGTCATCGACACCATGGCATTGGAGTCTGAGCTACAGAAGCGCCAACATGGCGGCCTGCTACAACGCCTCAAGGGCGACAAGCCAGGCTCGGTGCGATTGGGTCAAAGCCGGTCAAGATACGGCCTGCCCAGCTATCCGCCCCACAACGCCCTGACCGACGCCATCGCCACCGCCGAGTTACTGCAGGCGCAGATAGCCCATCACTTCGACCCCAACCGCCCCATCAAGGAGTTCTGGCGTTAG
- a CDS encoding efflux RND transporter permease subunit, translating into MNLTKLSTNNPAGTLVALLLIAIFGVLAIGKLPIQLLPDIQRPQISVFNNWRSAAPQEMESNIIEPQENVLRQVPGVVEMTSNISQGFGGITLTFEVGSDMQAGMINVINALNQTPPRPLDANEPFINVGGGNGAPNLASLLIRMAPDNPATDFAQYQKLIDDVVEPRLRLISGVGSVQLQSRLPKELHIEFDPYRAAALGITLDQLRSTLSRAADISGGTANVGRRQYTVRFIGQYTPENLGNLIVTYNEGRPIYLNELADVAVSTAEVQGFTKRNGYPAYYMTVEGTFDANTVKVLDGVNEAIAELNQGPLKEAGLVLDLSFDASVHIKRAIWLVKGNLAIGVVLALVILYAFLRSFRATLMIASTIPVALLIAFFFLEMMGRTLNVISLAGLAFAVGLVLDAAIIVQENIVRILQQGTPIREAIAKGTDQVKGALLASTATTVAIFLPILFMPGVEGQLFSDLALTLSVAVVSSFISAITLIPVFSLLWLKLSTQDDGQQSGRLWRWISATVQRLTGDTKRAVFWCITLILGAAMLTAVLMPRPDFLPQARSDGIFAFFALPPGANVKTLEKEVGDVIIERLKPYYDKEKQPYIKGYNFSMYSAFNVLFIYPEDPSQADAMIKLLNKEILVGLPDTQAFTNRGSLLQFGFNGGRAINIDLQGADMEALMETAGKGMGLIQEALPGAVVRPIPGLSMAQPELQLIPNERRLAQAGVDRIQIANAIRAYTSGLFVGEYFDGNERMDVLLKGPKWQVPEQLSATPVYTQAAGIQTIGELATLKRTVGPTQLQRVNGKRSVSLLIFPPADMSLDEALEKLNQSAVPTLRASLPENSSLGYRGSADKLDSTIKDMGANFALAVVILFLLMAAMFKSAKDSLLVLLSMPLAICGGVVSLRLLNLFSFQSLDLLTMIGFIILLGLVVNNAILLVDQTRQSYRETPDIDLAIAQAVATRARPVYMSTLTSIFGMLPLMLVPGVGSEIYRGLAAVIVGGMTFSALFTLILMPSLLRLTHRLSPVTNRLADEPALASTTGVKS; encoded by the coding sequence ATGAACCTCACCAAATTAAGCACCAATAACCCTGCCGGTACCCTAGTGGCCCTATTGCTGATCGCCATATTCGGCGTGTTAGCCATAGGCAAGCTGCCGATACAGCTGCTGCCGGACATTCAACGGCCGCAGATCTCCGTCTTCAACAATTGGCGCTCGGCGGCGCCCCAGGAGATGGAATCCAACATCATCGAGCCTCAGGAAAATGTGCTGCGCCAGGTACCCGGTGTGGTTGAGATGACCTCAAATATCTCCCAGGGCTTTGGCGGTATCACACTGACCTTCGAGGTGGGCAGCGATATGCAAGCGGGGATGATCAATGTGATCAACGCGCTCAACCAGACTCCCCCAAGGCCGCTGGATGCCAACGAGCCCTTCATCAATGTCGGCGGTGGTAACGGCGCGCCCAATCTGGCCTCCCTACTGATCCGCATGGCGCCGGATAATCCGGCTACCGACTTCGCCCAGTACCAGAAGCTGATCGACGATGTGGTGGAGCCCAGACTGAGGCTGATCTCTGGGGTGGGTTCGGTGCAACTGCAGAGTCGCCTGCCGAAAGAGTTACATATCGAGTTCGACCCCTATCGCGCCGCGGCGCTGGGGATCACTCTGGATCAACTGCGCAGCACACTGTCGCGGGCGGCGGATATTTCGGGCGGCACTGCTAACGTGGGGCGTCGCCAATATACGGTACGTTTCATCGGCCAATACACACCAGAAAACCTAGGTAATCTCATCGTCACCTATAACGAGGGGCGCCCCATCTACCTCAACGAGCTGGCGGATGTGGCGGTTTCTACCGCAGAAGTGCAGGGCTTTACCAAGCGTAACGGTTACCCCGCCTACTATATGACGGTGGAAGGCACCTTCGATGCCAATACGGTTAAGGTGCTCGATGGTGTCAACGAGGCGATTGCCGAGCTCAATCAGGGGCCGCTTAAGGAGGCGGGGTTGGTGTTGGATCTCTCCTTTGACGCCTCTGTGCATATCAAGCGGGCCATCTGGTTGGTGAAGGGCAACCTGGCGATCGGTGTGGTGCTGGCGCTGGTGATCCTCTACGCCTTCCTGCGCAGCTTCCGTGCGACCCTGATGATCGCCTCGACTATCCCCGTCGCCCTGCTGATCGCCTTCTTCTTCCTCGAGATGATGGGGCGCACCCTGAACGTGATCTCCCTGGCGGGCCTGGCCTTCGCCGTGGGACTGGTGTTGGATGCGGCCATCATAGTGCAGGAAAATATCGTGCGCATCCTGCAGCAGGGGACGCCGATCCGCGAGGCCATCGCCAAGGGCACAGATCAGGTCAAGGGTGCCTTGCTGGCCTCCACCGCCACGACGGTCGCCATCTTCCTGCCGATCCTGTTTATGCCCGGGGTGGAAGGCCAGCTGTTTTCTGATCTGGCGCTCACCCTGTCGGTGGCAGTAGTCTCCTCCTTTATCAGTGCCATCACCCTGATCCCGGTATTTAGCCTGTTGTGGCTCAAGCTCTCAACCCAGGATGATGGCCAGCAGAGCGGCCGCCTGTGGCGCTGGATCTCGGCAACCGTACAGCGCCTCACCGGCGACACCAAACGTGCCGTCTTCTGGTGTATCACCCTGATCCTAGGAGCCGCCATGCTGACGGCGGTCCTGATGCCGAGACCCGACTTTCTGCCCCAGGCGCGCTCGGACGGCATATTTGCCTTCTTCGCCCTGCCGCCGGGTGCCAACGTCAAGACGCTGGAGAAGGAGGTGGGCGATGTGATCATCGAGCGCCTCAAGCCATATTATGACAAGGAGAAGCAGCCCTATATCAAGGGATATAACTTCTCCATGTACAGCGCCTTCAACGTGCTGTTTATATATCCCGAAGACCCGTCCCAGGCCGATGCCATGATAAAGCTGCTCAACAAGGAGATCTTGGTGGGACTGCCCGATACCCAGGCCTTTACCAACCGCGGCTCCCTGCTGCAGTTTGGCTTTAACGGCGGCCGGGCGATCAATATCGACCTCCAGGGGGCCGACATGGAGGCTCTGATGGAGACGGCAGGCAAGGGGATGGGACTGATTCAAGAGGCGCTGCCCGGCGCCGTGGTTAGGCCGATTCCTGGTCTCTCCATGGCACAACCCGAGCTGCAGTTGATCCCCAACGAGCGCCGTCTGGCCCAGGCGGGCGTCGACCGGATTCAGATAGCCAACGCCATTCGCGCCTACACCTCTGGTTTGTTTGTGGGTGAGTATTTCGACGGCAACGAGCGCATGGATGTGCTGCTCAAGGGACCCAAGTGGCAGGTGCCCGAGCAACTGTCGGCGACTCCTGTCTATACCCAGGCCGCCGGTATTCAAACCATAGGTGAGCTGGCGACCCTCAAGCGAACCGTGGGACCGACCCAGCTGCAGCGAGTCAACGGCAAGCGCAGCGTCAGCCTGTTGATCTTCCCGCCAGCGGATATGTCTTTGGATGAGGCGCTGGAGAAACTCAACCAGTCGGCGGTACCGACCCTGAGAGCCAGCTTGCCGGAAAACAGCTCACTCGGCTATCGTGGCAGCGCCGACAAGCTCGACAGCACCATCAAGGATATGGGCGCCAACTTCGCCCTGGCCGTGGTGATCCTCTTTCTGCTGATGGCCGCCATGTTTAAGTCGGCCAAGGATAGCCTGCTGGTCTTGCTCTCTATGCCGCTGGCGATCTGTGGCGGCGTGGTCAGCCTGCGGCTGCTAAACTTGTTTAGTTTCCAGAGCCTGGATCTGCTGACCATGATAGGTTTCATCATCTTGCTGGGGCTGGTGGTCAATAACGCCATCCTGCTGGTGGATCAGACCCGCCAGAGTTATCGCGAGACGCCGGATATCGACCTGGCCATCGCTCAGGCCGTGGCGACCCGAGCCCGCCCCGTGTATATGAGCACCCTGACCTCCATCTTCGGCATGCTGCCGCTAATGCTGGTGCCCGGTGTCGGCAGCGAGATCTATCGCGGCCTGGCGGCGGTTATCGTCGGCGGCATGACCTTTAGCGCCTTGTTTACCCTTATTTTGATGCCCAGCCTGTTGCGTCTGACCCATAGGCTGAGCCCAGTTACCAATAGGCTGGCCGACGAGCCTGCCCTCGCATCCACCACAGGAGTGAAGTCATGA